The following are from one region of the Sandaracinus amylolyticus genome:
- a CDS encoding TerC family protein, whose product MAEIWPWVVFNGFVLAMLALDLFVFHREAHRVRLREAAVWSVVWIALALSFCAGIYSIQGPEAGTQFLTGYLLEKALSVDNIFVFVLIFGYFRVPPQFQHRVLFWGILGALVMRGTMIAAGAFLVSRFHWILYLFGGFLVVTGLRMATQSEHHIELEANPVLRLLKRIVPVSKTYEGSHFFVRRETSPGRMQLLATPLFVVLVLIETTDLVFAVDSIPAVFAITTDPFIVYTSNIFAILGLRSLYFLLAGVVHRFHFLKLGLSAVLVLVGVKMLIADIVEVPIGLSLGVIALIITASIVASMIWPKERDEHDPLMAAHDALKPRPDHTPAPVNGDEDERGGSESPA is encoded by the coding sequence GTGGCGGAGATCTGGCCCTGGGTGGTCTTCAACGGGTTCGTGCTCGCGATGCTCGCGCTCGATCTCTTCGTGTTCCATCGCGAAGCGCATCGCGTCCGGCTCCGCGAGGCCGCGGTGTGGAGCGTCGTGTGGATCGCGCTCGCGCTCTCGTTCTGCGCCGGCATCTACTCGATCCAAGGGCCGGAGGCGGGCACGCAGTTCCTCACCGGCTACCTGCTCGAGAAGGCGCTCTCGGTCGACAACATCTTCGTGTTCGTTCTGATCTTCGGGTACTTCCGGGTCCCGCCGCAGTTCCAGCACCGCGTGCTCTTCTGGGGCATCCTCGGCGCGCTCGTGATGCGCGGCACGATGATCGCCGCGGGCGCGTTCCTGGTGAGCCGGTTCCACTGGATCCTCTACCTGTTCGGCGGGTTCCTGGTGGTCACCGGGCTGCGCATGGCGACGCAGAGCGAGCACCACATCGAGCTCGAGGCGAACCCGGTGCTCCGCCTGCTCAAGCGGATCGTCCCGGTCAGCAAGACCTACGAGGGCTCGCACTTCTTCGTGCGCCGCGAGACGAGCCCGGGTCGCATGCAGCTGCTCGCGACGCCGCTCTTCGTGGTGCTCGTGCTGATCGAGACCACCGACCTCGTGTTCGCGGTCGACTCGATCCCGGCGGTGTTCGCGATCACCACCGACCCGTTCATCGTCTACACGTCGAACATCTTCGCGATCCTCGGGCTGCGCTCGCTCTACTTCCTGCTCGCGGGCGTCGTGCACCGGTTCCACTTCCTCAAGCTCGGCCTGAGCGCGGTGCTCGTGCTGGTCGGCGTGAAGATGCTGATCGCCGACATCGTGGAGGTCCCGATCGGGCTCTCGCTCGGCGTGATCGCGCTGATCATCACGGCATCGATCGTCGCGTCGATGATCTGGCCGAAGGAGCGCGACGAGCACGACCCGCTGATGGCCGCGCACGACGCGCTGAAGCCGCGGCCCGATCACACGCCCGCGCCGGTGAACGGCGACGAGGACGAGCGCGGAGGGAGCGAGAGCCCCGCCTGA
- a CDS encoding DUF1592 domain-containing protein, producing MRLSRLRATLLVTAGLLALGACVGDLGDSRGVGPGGGWNGGPDPIPTTTQPVQAAMRRLTAVQYDATMRSLFGDDAQVDVELEADTPVNGFVAIGSARTTISPRAAELYESAALRIAESELTDAARRGDLVPCTPGGTVDTSCAREFIESFGRRAWRRPLAVDEVTRYVAIADQSATVLGDFYQGLAMATAGLLQSPNFLFRVEIGEEADGRRRYSSVEMASRLSYLIWNAPPDEELLAAGERGDLVDPEILRAQAERLVAEERSRGALRDFFAELLRLEGLDRLPQDPDEFPAMSATIGAAMRESTLRTIEDHLLVEGGSYRDLFTTRTTFVNAELAGLYGVEAPAEGWARVELPDGPRAGLLGQASVLALFSHSHASSPTLRGKFVRETLLCQSIPPPPADVGELPEPSPELPTMRERLQEHRANPACASCHSITDPIGLALENFDAIGSFREQENGATIDPSGELDGTAFADARELGQAMASHPQLTACLVRNLYRYGTGHVETRGEEPTIRDLADAFAGEPELGALMVELVTSDGFRFAGSPD from the coding sequence ATGCGCCTCTCTCGACTTCGCGCGACGCTGCTGGTGACTGCCGGCCTCCTCGCGCTCGGTGCGTGCGTCGGCGACCTCGGAGACTCGCGCGGTGTCGGTCCCGGTGGTGGCTGGAACGGCGGACCGGATCCCATCCCCACGACCACGCAGCCAGTGCAGGCCGCGATGCGCCGTCTGACCGCGGTGCAGTACGACGCGACCATGCGCTCGCTCTTCGGCGACGACGCCCAGGTCGACGTCGAGCTCGAGGCCGATACCCCGGTGAACGGCTTCGTCGCGATCGGCAGCGCGCGCACCACGATTTCGCCGCGCGCGGCCGAGCTCTACGAGTCCGCGGCGCTCCGCATCGCGGAGAGCGAGCTGACCGACGCCGCGCGTCGCGGGGACCTCGTGCCCTGCACGCCGGGCGGCACCGTCGACACCTCGTGCGCGCGCGAGTTCATCGAGTCGTTCGGTCGCCGGGCGTGGCGCCGCCCGCTCGCGGTCGACGAGGTCACTCGATACGTCGCGATCGCCGATCAGTCGGCGACGGTGCTCGGCGACTTCTACCAGGGCCTCGCGATGGCGACCGCGGGCCTGCTCCAGTCGCCGAACTTCCTCTTCCGCGTGGAGATCGGCGAAGAGGCCGACGGGCGCCGCCGCTACTCGAGCGTGGAGATGGCGTCGCGCCTCTCCTATCTGATCTGGAACGCGCCGCCCGACGAGGAGCTGCTCGCGGCCGGTGAGCGCGGCGACCTCGTCGACCCCGAGATCCTGCGCGCGCAGGCCGAGCGCCTGGTCGCCGAGGAGCGCAGCCGCGGCGCGCTGCGCGACTTCTTCGCCGAGCTGCTGCGCCTCGAGGGCCTCGATCGCCTGCCTCAGGACCCCGACGAGTTCCCCGCGATGAGCGCGACGATCGGCGCGGCGATGCGCGAGTCGACGCTGCGCACCATCGAGGATCACCTGCTGGTCGAGGGCGGCAGCTACCGCGACCTCTTCACCACGCGCACCACGTTCGTGAACGCCGAGCTCGCCGGGCTCTACGGCGTCGAGGCGCCGGCCGAAGGATGGGCGCGCGTCGAGCTGCCCGATGGTCCGCGCGCCGGTCTGCTCGGCCAGGCGTCGGTGCTCGCGCTCTTCTCCCACAGCCACGCGTCGTCGCCGACGCTGCGCGGCAAGTTCGTGCGCGAGACGCTGCTCTGCCAGTCGATCCCGCCGCCGCCCGCCGACGTCGGCGAGCTGCCCGAGCCCAGCCCCGAGCTGCCGACGATGCGCGAGCGCCTCCAGGAGCACCGCGCGAACCCGGCGTGCGCGAGCTGCCACTCGATCACCGACCCGATCGGCCTCGCGCTCGAGAACTTCGACGCGATCGGCAGCTTCCGCGAGCAGGAGAACGGCGCGACGATCGATCCGAGCGGCGAGCTCGACGGCACCGCGTTCGCCGACGCGCGCGAGCTCGGACAGGCGATGGCCTCGCACCCGCAGCTCACCGCGTGCCTGGTGCGCAACCTCTACCGCTACGGCACGGGGCACGTGGAGACGCGCGGCGAGGAGCCGACGATCCGCGACCTGGCCGATGCGTTCGCCGGCGAGCCCGAGCTGGGCGCGCTGATGGTCGAGCTCGTGACGAGCGATGGATTCCGTTTCGCAGGGAGCCCGGACTGA
- a CDS encoding diiron oxygenase translates to MLDLSFDYESCVRASEKVAWAIDDVMPPGTRLDFTRPFLPRTLAGRDELAFLNGRERRVLNQINGNAYLNLFAFVEEYILAVMTQHAHAELFGDHDAIRALLRFADEEAKHQKLFYRYVDAFRRDAGYDTEVLEGASDVASVVMSKSPIAVMMVTLHLEIMTQAHYVECIRDDDTIDPFFSKLLRMHWLEESQHARIDALELDKLLRLASPAQIEEAFADYLDLVAAIDGLLRTQAEMDARVLSRATERTFAAPERDAIVDSQHAGYRRTFLTFGMTNPMFARHLETIWPAGAARVRGRAVELTS, encoded by the coding sequence ATGCTCGATCTCTCGTTCGACTACGAATCGTGCGTCCGCGCGTCCGAGAAGGTCGCGTGGGCCATCGACGACGTGATGCCGCCGGGCACGCGGCTCGACTTCACGCGTCCGTTCCTGCCGCGCACGCTCGCGGGGCGTGACGAGCTCGCGTTCCTGAACGGGCGCGAGCGGCGCGTGCTCAACCAGATCAACGGCAACGCGTACCTGAACCTCTTCGCGTTCGTCGAGGAGTACATCCTCGCGGTGATGACGCAGCACGCGCACGCCGAGCTCTTCGGCGATCACGACGCGATCCGCGCGCTGCTGCGCTTCGCCGACGAAGAGGCGAAGCACCAGAAGCTCTTCTACCGCTACGTCGACGCGTTCCGGCGCGACGCGGGCTACGACACCGAGGTGCTCGAGGGCGCGTCGGACGTCGCGAGCGTCGTGATGAGCAAGAGCCCCATCGCCGTGATGATGGTGACGCTCCACCTCGAGATCATGACGCAGGCGCACTACGTCGAGTGCATCCGCGACGACGACACGATCGATCCGTTCTTCTCGAAGCTGCTGCGCATGCACTGGCTCGAGGAGTCGCAGCACGCGCGCATCGACGCGCTCGAGCTCGACAAGCTGCTCCGGCTCGCGTCGCCGGCGCAGATCGAGGAGGCGTTCGCCGACTACCTCGACCTCGTCGCCGCGATCGACGGGCTGCTGCGGACGCAGGCGGAGATGGACGCACGCGTGCTCTCGCGCGCGACCGAGCGCACGTTCGCCGCGCCCGAGCGCGACGCGATCGTCGACTCCCAGCACGCCGGGTACCGCCGCACGTTCCTGACGTTCGGCATGACGAACCCGATGTTCGCGCGGCACCTCGAGACGATCTGGCCGGCGGGCGCGGCGCGCGTGCGGGGCCGCGCGGTCGAGCTCACGAGCTGA
- a CDS encoding DUF1552 domain-containing protein codes for MGRFTLNRRTVLRGMLGGAAIAVALPPLEAMFDVNGTAYAGGETVPKRFGVFFWGNGVKKDRWNPSGTGADYPLSPALEPLASVKEYVSVVSGMDIKTGNERGHHAGAVGILSGSPMISQDPMGAPYASTFSAPSIDQVVARAFAESSPTRFRSLEIGITQQVVRGEGTTLHYLSHNGPDNANPPIYSPRAVFDRIFGDGFTDPSTTPTVDPRLALRRSILDAVMSDARAIESRVGTTDRMRIQQHLESVRTLERQIEVIESMPPPIDACARPEAPGTFDSFDYRPISRTMSDLVAMSLACDQTRVFSNMFSGGVSLAVYRALGAGENHHSLSHDEAGDQPMMQNITRYIMEEFAYQLEALRAIPVGDGNLLDHCAILASSDVADGRAHSIDDYPVLVAGRAGGRLRSGLHVRRLGDNTSKILLSILQALDLPFTQFGNRGGQVSETVSELMA; via the coding sequence ATGGGACGCTTCACGCTCAATCGGCGCACGGTCCTCCGCGGGATGCTCGGTGGTGCGGCGATCGCCGTCGCGCTTCCGCCGCTCGAGGCGATGTTCGACGTGAACGGGACCGCCTACGCGGGTGGCGAGACCGTCCCCAAGCGGTTCGGCGTCTTCTTCTGGGGCAACGGGGTCAAGAAGGACCGTTGGAACCCCAGCGGCACCGGGGCCGACTATCCCCTCTCGCCGGCGCTCGAGCCGCTCGCGTCGGTGAAGGAGTACGTCTCGGTCGTCAGCGGGATGGACATCAAGACCGGCAACGAGCGCGGTCATCACGCGGGCGCGGTCGGGATCCTGTCGGGCTCGCCGATGATCTCGCAGGACCCGATGGGCGCGCCCTACGCGTCGACGTTCAGCGCGCCGAGCATCGACCAGGTCGTCGCGCGCGCGTTCGCGGAGAGCTCGCCCACGCGGTTCCGCTCGCTCGAGATCGGGATCACGCAGCAGGTGGTGCGCGGCGAGGGCACGACGCTCCACTACCTCTCGCACAACGGTCCCGACAACGCGAACCCGCCGATCTACTCGCCGCGCGCGGTGTTCGATCGGATCTTCGGCGACGGGTTCACCGACCCCTCGACGACGCCGACCGTCGATCCGCGGCTCGCGCTGCGCCGCTCGATCCTCGATGCGGTGATGAGCGACGCGCGCGCGATCGAGTCGCGCGTGGGCACCACCGATCGCATGCGCATCCAGCAGCACCTCGAGAGCGTGCGGACGCTGGAGCGGCAGATCGAGGTCATCGAGTCGATGCCGCCGCCGATCGATGCGTGCGCGCGCCCCGAGGCGCCCGGCACGTTCGACTCGTTCGACTACCGCCCGATCTCGCGCACGATGAGCGACCTCGTCGCGATGTCGCTCGCGTGCGACCAGACGCGCGTCTTCTCGAACATGTTCAGCGGCGGGGTGAGCCTCGCCGTGTACCGCGCGCTCGGCGCCGGCGAGAACCACCACAGCCTCAGCCACGACGAGGCCGGTGATCAGCCGATGATGCAGAACATCACGCGCTACATCATGGAGGAGTTCGCGTACCAGCTCGAGGCGCTGCGCGCGATCCCGGTGGGCGACGGCAACCTGCTCGATCACTGCGCGATCCTCGCGAGCAGCGACGTGGCCGATGGGCGCGCGCACTCGATCGACGACTACCCGGTGCTGGTCGCGGGCCGCGCCGGCGGACGCCTGCGCTCGGGCCTGCACGTGCGTCGGCTGGGCGACAACACCAGCAAGATCCTGCTCTCGATCCTGCAGGCGCTCGATCTGCCGTTCACCCAGTTCGGCAACCGCGGCGGTCAGGTGAGCGAGACCGTGAGTGAGCTGATGGCCTGA
- a CDS encoding RNA polymerase sigma factor — MSETLPLDALPDWVHLSPGTPHERVMLERLVARLRGGDDRVLERVVRELVPAVRRWAYRLLGPHPDLDDAIQDSLAEIASALPRFEGRSSVATLSHRIVVRTVARYYGRNRMRGDADVEALADEGSCPERALSSRQRVARLYAHLDALSEPRRTAFVLCAMEEMSPTEAAAIVGCTPLAMRSRLFDARRELEARIAKDAALRRER, encoded by the coding sequence ATGAGCGAGACGTTGCCGCTCGATGCGCTGCCCGACTGGGTGCACCTGTCGCCGGGAACGCCGCACGAGCGCGTGATGCTGGAGCGATTGGTCGCGCGGCTGCGAGGAGGCGACGATCGCGTGCTCGAGCGCGTGGTGCGCGAGCTCGTGCCCGCGGTGCGGCGATGGGCGTACCGACTGCTCGGCCCGCACCCCGACCTCGACGACGCGATCCAGGACTCGCTCGCCGAGATCGCGTCGGCGCTGCCGCGCTTCGAGGGGCGCTCGAGCGTCGCGACGCTCTCGCACCGCATCGTGGTGCGCACCGTCGCGCGGTACTACGGCCGCAACCGCATGCGCGGCGACGCGGACGTGGAGGCGCTCGCGGACGAGGGGAGCTGTCCCGAGCGCGCGCTCTCGTCGCGACAGCGCGTCGCGCGGCTCTACGCGCACCTCGATGCGCTCTCCGAGCCGAGGCGCACGGCGTTCGTGCTCTGCGCGATGGAGGAGATGTCGCCCACCGAGGCGGCAGCGATCGTGGGGTGCACGCCGCTCGCGATGCGCAGCCGCTTGTTCGACGCGCGGCGCGAGCTCGAGGCGCGGATCGCGAAGGACGCGGCGCTGAGGAGGGAGCGATGA
- a CDS encoding M48 family metallopeptidase produces the protein MDERLYPAPPARLPPGYLGSPLSYRAQALGVLLAMGLFVAVYVALLAGTVAALRWVVVHVPPRDLPIFLFLFWVGAILALGLVLLFLLKGLLVRQARARDAWIELLPAREPVLFAFLARLAKEVGAPVPRRVYVAPDVNAAVFQDTTLLSLVLPARKQLVIGLGLINALDLRELKAVLAHELGHFSQRSMRLGSYVYFGQQILVQLVAGRDAVDVAIDQLRFASRRELSLVGWTAYGLVASMRAVLAATYRLVTLADRALSREMELHADRVAIAAAGSDATVRLLGRVAYGQACLDHAMSELAHAGDHAFFTTDLYAHQLRAAETLPDEAFRAEWARLDAPLGPDLQPLFPPGADDARPSMWATHPPNAAREEAARAPWIEARRSVGDETSAWALFADPEGLRQRMTMQLSRRMHPGRTLRFTDPATVERFLAEERESAKLDARHRGAYGQRLIASLPLDEMFARASARGMEPEAVERALVELYGPDHTRAVERVEEILRELESLSRALAHAEQEGRSSATVRGFERPLEEVRNVALPLEAELETLDAARDAWDRRVAEVHARMATDLGAEATNELRTRYAFHLAIQDLRGGMMRAAALLRPAIEVAGAPVAVAPHVQEHVMRLALDARGVVAEVLAHAGTLVAPALPGLARSEPLSRVLLPEPLISDPRLMEARISSDVIERLARQHGEVLDRLERVRRKSLAGLVASQDAIAARWSEARATAAPRR, from the coding sequence ATGGACGAGCGCCTCTATCCCGCACCTCCCGCGCGACTTCCACCGGGCTACCTCGGGTCGCCCCTCTCCTACCGCGCCCAAGCGCTCGGCGTCCTGCTCGCGATGGGCCTCTTCGTCGCGGTCTACGTCGCGCTGCTCGCGGGCACGGTCGCGGCGCTGCGCTGGGTCGTCGTGCACGTGCCGCCACGCGACCTCCCGATCTTCCTCTTCTTGTTCTGGGTGGGCGCGATCCTCGCGCTCGGGCTCGTGCTGCTCTTCCTGCTGAAGGGCCTGCTGGTTCGTCAGGCGCGCGCACGCGACGCGTGGATCGAGCTCCTGCCCGCGCGCGAGCCGGTGCTCTTCGCGTTCCTGGCGCGGCTCGCGAAGGAGGTCGGCGCGCCCGTCCCGCGGCGCGTGTACGTCGCGCCCGACGTCAACGCCGCGGTGTTCCAGGACACGACGTTGCTCTCGCTCGTCCTGCCCGCGCGCAAGCAGCTCGTGATCGGCCTCGGTCTGATCAACGCGCTCGATCTGCGCGAGCTCAAGGCCGTGCTCGCGCACGAGCTCGGGCACTTCTCGCAGCGCTCGATGCGGCTCGGGAGCTACGTCTACTTCGGCCAGCAGATCCTCGTGCAGCTCGTCGCGGGTCGTGACGCGGTCGACGTCGCGATCGATCAGCTGCGGTTCGCGTCGCGTCGCGAGCTGAGCCTCGTCGGATGGACCGCGTACGGGCTCGTCGCCTCGATGCGCGCCGTGCTCGCGGCGACGTACCGACTGGTCACGCTCGCCGATCGCGCGCTCTCGCGCGAGATGGAGCTCCACGCCGATCGCGTCGCGATCGCCGCGGCGGGCAGCGACGCGACGGTGCGCCTGCTCGGACGCGTCGCGTACGGACAGGCGTGCCTCGATCACGCGATGTCGGAGCTCGCGCACGCGGGCGATCACGCGTTCTTCACGACCGACCTCTACGCGCACCAGCTCCGCGCGGCGGAGACCCTTCCCGACGAGGCGTTCCGCGCCGAGTGGGCCCGGCTCGACGCGCCGCTCGGGCCCGATCTGCAGCCGCTCTTCCCGCCCGGTGCCGACGACGCGCGCCCGTCGATGTGGGCGACCCATCCGCCGAACGCAGCGCGCGAGGAGGCGGCGCGCGCACCGTGGATCGAGGCGCGTCGCAGCGTGGGCGACGAGACGTCGGCGTGGGCGCTCTTCGCCGATCCCGAAGGGCTGCGGCAGCGCATGACGATGCAGCTGAGCCGGCGCATGCATCCGGGGCGTACGCTGCGCTTCACCGACCCCGCGACGGTCGAGCGCTTCCTCGCCGAGGAGCGCGAGAGCGCGAAGCTCGACGCGCGTCATCGCGGCGCCTACGGACAGCGGCTGATCGCGTCGCTCCCGCTCGACGAGATGTTCGCGCGGGCGAGCGCGCGAGGGATGGAGCCCGAGGCGGTCGAGCGCGCGCTCGTGGAGCTCTACGGGCCGGACCACACGCGCGCAGTCGAGCGCGTCGAGGAGATCCTCCGAGAGCTCGAGTCGCTGTCGCGCGCGCTCGCACACGCGGAGCAGGAAGGACGATCCAGCGCGACCGTGCGCGGGTTCGAGAGGCCGCTCGAGGAGGTGCGCAACGTCGCGCTGCCGCTCGAGGCCGAGCTCGAGACGCTGGACGCGGCGCGCGATGCATGGGACCGCCGCGTCGCCGAGGTGCACGCGCGGATGGCGACCGACCTCGGCGCCGAAGCAACGAACGAGCTGCGCACGCGCTACGCGTTCCACCTCGCGATCCAGGATCTGCGCGGCGGGATGATGCGCGCCGCGGCGCTGCTTCGTCCCGCGATCGAGGTCGCGGGCGCGCCGGTCGCCGTCGCGCCGCACGTGCAGGAGCACGTGATGCGGCTCGCGCTCGACGCGCGCGGTGTCGTCGCGGAGGTGCTCGCGCACGCCGGCACGCTCGTCGCGCCCGCGCTGCCCGGGCTCGCGCGCTCCGAGCCGCTCTCGCGCGTTCTCCTGCCCGAGCCGCTGATCTCCGACCCGCGGCTGATGGAGGCCCGGATCTCGAGCGACGTGATCGAGCGCCTCGCGCGACAGCACGGCGAGGTGCTCGATCGTCTCGAGCGCGTCCGCCGCAAGAGCCTCGCCGGGTTGGTCGCGTCGCAGGACGCGATCGCGGCGCGCTGGTCCGAGGCGCGCGCTACGGCAGCTCCACGTCGGTGA
- a CDS encoding FecR family protein — protein MSELDDLLEDARALEPSRSEADDAALARRAVLAGRARARTRAWRRGAIAAMGLVAAAIVIAVVDGEEKEPAPAIAPHEIVELTLPTGDRLATTGDARFEVRSTERARRIHLAHGAAMFDVAPLGAGSSFEVSTPHAIVAVRGTVFVVEVGERATSVRVYEGHVEVRERDARVELGAGAHVHVDAASARSARLEPRARDAAARRAPIASIATPEPIELVAPAGDEPPPRARRPRRVAPPATPEPTPDPTVLTRERRDDARARLLRGDPTAALAALPPPAERDGEWTLLEADALRALGRDAEAAEVYERAARTLPAGLARSAGFLAAELHLRRLHDPTRALAALDASHADAEGTALRERALVLRAEAQLASDRRTDLAETARRYLDAYPDGPRAAWMQLHAR, from the coding sequence ATGAGCGAGCTCGACGATCTGCTCGAGGACGCGCGCGCGCTCGAGCCCTCTCGCAGCGAGGCCGACGATGCGGCGCTGGCCCGGCGCGCCGTGCTGGCGGGACGCGCGCGAGCACGCACGAGGGCGTGGCGGCGCGGCGCGATCGCGGCGATGGGGCTCGTCGCCGCCGCGATCGTCATCGCGGTGGTGGACGGAGAAGAGAAGGAGCCGGCGCCGGCGATCGCACCGCACGAGATCGTCGAGCTCACGCTGCCCACCGGCGATCGTCTCGCGACGACCGGCGACGCGCGCTTCGAGGTGCGCTCGACCGAGCGCGCGCGTCGGATCCATCTCGCGCACGGTGCGGCGATGTTCGACGTCGCGCCGCTCGGCGCGGGATCGTCGTTCGAGGTGTCCACGCCACACGCGATCGTCGCGGTGCGCGGCACGGTGTTCGTGGTCGAGGTCGGCGAGCGCGCGACCTCGGTGCGCGTCTACGAAGGGCACGTCGAGGTGCGGGAGCGCGACGCGCGGGTGGAGCTCGGTGCGGGAGCGCACGTGCACGTCGACGCAGCGAGCGCGCGGAGCGCGCGCTTGGAGCCGCGCGCCCGCGATGCGGCCGCGAGGCGCGCACCGATCGCGAGCATCGCGACACCCGAGCCCATCGAGCTCGTCGCGCCCGCTGGGGACGAGCCGCCACCTCGCGCTCGTCGGCCCCGACGCGTCGCCCCGCCCGCGACCCCGGAGCCGACGCCCGACCCCACCGTGCTCACGCGCGAACGTCGCGACGACGCGCGCGCTCGTCTTCTGCGTGGCGATCCCACGGCCGCGCTCGCTGCGCTGCCTCCGCCCGCGGAGCGCGACGGCGAGTGGACGCTCCTCGAGGCCGACGCGCTGCGCGCCCTCGGGCGCGACGCCGAAGCCGCGGAGGTGTACGAGCGCGCCGCGCGCACGTTGCCCGCCGGCCTCGCACGCAGCGCGGGCTTCCTCGCGGCCGAGCTCCACCTCCGCCGCCTGCACGACCCCACGCGCGCGCTCGCCGCGCTCGACGCGAGCCACGCCGACGCGGAGGGCACCGCGCTCCGAGAGCGTGCGCTGGTGCTCCGCGCCGAGGCGCAGCTCGCGAGCGATCGTCGCACCGACCTCGCCGAGACCGCGCGCCGCTATCTCGACGCCTACCCCGACGGCCCGCGCGCTGCGTGGATGCAGCTCCACGCGCGGTGA
- a CDS encoding extensin family protein: MITRDGQGLVAAITVLLSFVALVALAMAVATGPEPVVRAPVIVDAAVERVDAGTPIVAREEPRVEEPYVLDDLPRDGAQLAEGCPEVPLVDHAGDPVPWRPALRVHPAVVPAVRALERAILETALVTYHRAPIRLLSASSHRCRAMRGNPTRISEHALGNAVDVRGIVLEEGEEITIRDHWSATGDDAIHARFWHALVQRMIDEQSFRGIVGPPRADHLDHLHFDHGRSRFTDVELP; the protein is encoded by the coding sequence GTGATCACGCGAGACGGGCAGGGGCTCGTCGCGGCGATCACGGTGCTGCTCTCGTTCGTCGCGCTCGTGGCGCTCGCGATGGCGGTGGCGACGGGGCCCGAGCCGGTGGTGCGCGCACCGGTGATCGTCGATGCGGCGGTCGAGCGTGTGGACGCGGGCACGCCGATCGTCGCGCGCGAGGAGCCGCGCGTCGAGGAGCCCTACGTGCTCGACGATCTCCCGCGCGACGGGGCGCAGCTCGCGGAGGGATGCCCCGAGGTGCCGCTCGTCGACCACGCGGGCGATCCGGTGCCGTGGCGTCCCGCGCTGCGCGTGCATCCCGCGGTCGTGCCCGCGGTGCGCGCGCTCGAGCGTGCGATCCTCGAGACCGCGCTGGTCACGTACCACCGCGCGCCGATCCGTCTGCTCTCGGCGAGCAGCCATCGATGTCGCGCGATGCGCGGCAACCCCACGCGCATCAGCGAGCACGCGCTCGGCAACGCGGTCGACGTGCGCGGCATCGTGCTCGAGGAGGGCGAGGAGATCACGATCCGCGACCACTGGAGCGCGACCGGCGACGACGCGATCCACGCGCGCTTCTGGCACGCGCTGGTGCAGCGGATGATCGACGAGCAGAGCTTCCGCGGCATCGTGGGCCCGCCGCGCGCGGATCACCTCGATCACCTGCACTTCGATCACGGCCGCTCGCGCTTCACCGACGTGGAGCTGCCGTAG
- a CDS encoding serine/threonine-protein kinase, translated as MAGIGSVLGDRWELVAPVGGGGMGTVWRARDRQGGEDVAVKLMAKHVRGLASFEERFSREAIACESVRHPNVVSVLGHGTTDENEPYLVLELLEGESLGWRIERPPPPMAHEAIGWIVDALAGLEAVHAAGIVHRDLKPDNLYLANGRDGRTRVKLLDFGISRMTAAPPKGRAAQWDSLTRSGEMLGTPVYMAPEQGTNAHHVDHRADIFSVGAILYETLAGRAPFEGANVGEILLAVSADDPEPLDERVPAIGREVSAVVARALAKQPDDRWPDARSMREALEAASRTVPEGTSCGFVIGSARMPQIRPQRGRDEESKKTIPSEPPPATPHELPEDAGEVFGGDVDRPASSRRTLIAMAIAMLGALAIFVAYVVLGGDP; from the coding sequence GTGGCGGGGATCGGATCGGTGCTCGGCGATCGCTGGGAGCTCGTCGCGCCGGTGGGCGGCGGCGGCATGGGCACCGTCTGGCGCGCGCGCGATCGGCAGGGCGGCGAGGACGTCGCGGTGAAGCTGATGGCGAAGCACGTGCGCGGCCTCGCATCGTTCGAGGAGCGCTTCTCGCGCGAGGCGATCGCGTGCGAGTCGGTGCGTCATCCCAACGTCGTCTCGGTGCTCGGCCACGGCACCACCGACGAGAACGAGCCCTACCTCGTGCTCGAGCTGCTCGAGGGCGAGAGCCTCGGATGGAGGATCGAGCGACCGCCGCCGCCGATGGCGCACGAGGCGATCGGATGGATCGTCGACGCGCTCGCCGGGCTCGAGGCGGTGCACGCCGCGGGGATCGTCCATCGCGATCTGAAGCCCGACAATCTCTATCTCGCGAACGGGCGCGACGGGCGCACGCGCGTGAAGCTGCTCGACTTCGGGATCTCGCGCATGACCGCGGCGCCGCCGAAGGGGCGCGCCGCGCAGTGGGACTCGCTCACCCGCAGCGGCGAGATGCTGGGCACGCCGGTGTACATGGCGCCGGAGCAGGGCACGAACGCGCACCACGTCGATCATCGCGCGGACATCTTCAGCGTCGGCGCGATCCTCTACGAGACGCTCGCGGGACGCGCGCCCTTCGAGGGCGCGAACGTGGGCGAGATCCTGCTCGCGGTGTCGGCCGACGACCCCGAGCCGCTCGACGAGCGCGTGCCCGCGATCGGCCGCGAGGTGAGCGCGGTGGTGGCGCGCGCGCTCGCGAAGCAGCCCGACGATCGCTGGCCCGACGCGCGCTCGATGCGCGAGGCGCTCGAGGCCGCGTCGAGGACCGTGCCCGAAGGCACGTCGTGCGGGTTCGTGATCGGCAGCGCGCGCATGCCGCAGATCCGACCGCAACGCGGGCGCGACGAAGAGTCGAAGAAGACCATCCCGAGCGAGCCGCCGCCCGCGACGCCCCACGAGCTGCCCGAGGATGCCGGCGAGGTGTTCGGCGGCGACGTCGATCGCCCCGCGTCCTCGAGGCGGACCTTGATCGCGATGGCGATCGCGATGCTCGGGGCGCTCGCGATCTTCGTCGCGTACGTGGTGCTCGGAGGCGATCCCTGA